The following nucleotide sequence is from Mesobacillus jeotgali.
GAATTAAAGGCTCCCTAATTTAAAGGATGTGAATTCCTGATGAAATTACCCGAAACTATTATGCTTCAAACTAATCAAGTTCACACTACACCGGAAAAAGAAGTGAACGAAACCAAAGCATTTGCATGCTCTAAACCTTTTCATTTCAGCATAGAAATTGATGCCCAACAGTCACGATCCCAAGCTTGCCCAACAAGCAAAAAATCTTTCTTGCTTAATAAACTCGCTATATCGAAGGATGATTTGATAATGAATGATTTAGATCGAAAAAAAGCAGACCTCGAATGCAAAAGTTTAAAACTTGAACAGGAAATTGTTGAAAAAGAGCAGACTTTAATGATCCTGCAAAAGGCCATCCAAACTGCCACAGGAGAATATCAAGCTGTTTCTGCAAGCCATTTGGCAGCCGGGTTAGCTCATGAAATAAGAAACCCGCTAACAACGCTTAAGGGATTTATCCAGTTGCTGAAGCCGGAACTTCAGGCTGTTGGCAAGCAGGAGTTCGCAGACGTAGCTCTTGATGAAATTAACCGTGCAAACAGCTTACTTACTGATTTTCTTTCTGTTTTAAAACCTGGCTCTTCTGAGAAAGAGAAGCTGTCTATAAACGAGTTGGCATCAAGTATGATCCAGTTGTTTTCAAGCGAGGCGATTTTAAAAGATATCGAGATCAGCGGTGAATTTCCTGGACAAGATTTGTATGTATTGGCAGATAAAAATGCACTTAAGCAGGTTCTGGTCAATTTGTTGAAAAATGCAATCGAGGCTGTTGAAGGAAATCATAATGCAAGGGGTTCTATAAAAATAGTTGTAAGTAAAGATAGAGATTTAGTTGCGGTGAGTGTGATCGATAACGGCAGCGGAATTGATGAATATTCCCTAAAGAAGATTTTCTCTCCATTTTACACTACTAAAACAGGTGGAACAGGGATGGGATTGGCAGTCAGCAAGCAAATAATCGAAAATCATGGTGGCAAATTGAGTGTTACTACTCAACCCTTTCAAACGATATTCAAAATTTCGCTTCCTGCCGTTTAATTTGCCGGACATTGTATTATTCGAAAAATTGTCATATTGAAAATCGTTCATCTCTTCCTTTGACTGGTAAAATGTAGGTAAGAACAAGAGAAAGAAGGCGGATTGTAATGGAAGAAGTTATTAAGCAGGCTGAAAGTTTTGTGTTTACAACCACAACCGCTGATGTCACGTCGCCCGATGATTTTATTGTAGAATTTCTTACTGAAAATCCTGCCAACGACAAAAATGAACCTTCTGCGATCAAGATAAAGAACATGGATGAACTGCTGGATTTCATGGAGAAAATGGAATGGTAATCTGATTCACTAAAGCTAATAACTGAGTTATAGATTTCCTAATTTGAAAATAGACTAGAAATCCTCCTTACAAAATTAGTTATAAGAAAAATGCGATTCCCGAAAGAACCGCATTTTTTTTCATTATTGCTTACACTTTTAGCAGTTTGAACTTTCCCGTGCCAAAAACATCTTTTACATAATCCAGTTTTGTATCGGTCAAATAAACTGAATCACCTTCATGAATCAGGATAGAAACCTCTTCAAATGTAAAAATCTGATCATTTTTTAATGGCTGCTCTTCCAGAGCGACCCGAAGCTGAGGTCCTCCTCAGCCG
It contains:
- a CDS encoding ATP-binding protein; protein product: MKLPETIMLQTNQVHTTPEKEVNETKAFACSKPFHFSIEIDAQQSRSQACPTSKKSFLLNKLAISKDDLIMNDLDRKKADLECKSLKLEQEIVEKEQTLMILQKAIQTATGEYQAVSASHLAAGLAHEIRNPLTTLKGFIQLLKPELQAVGKQEFADVALDEINRANSLLTDFLSVLKPGSSEKEKLSINELASSMIQLFSSEAILKDIEISGEFPGQDLYVLADKNALKQVLVNLLKNAIEAVEGNHNARGSIKIVVSKDRDLVAVSVIDNGSGIDEYSLKKIFSPFYTTKTGGTGMGLAVSKQIIENHGGKLSVTTQPFQTIFKISLPAV